In Catharus ustulatus isolate bCatUst1 chromosome 27, bCatUst1.pri.v2, whole genome shotgun sequence, the following are encoded in one genomic region:
- the LOC117007757 gene encoding uncharacterized protein LOC117007757 — MNLPILTAVLLGLILTPGHADHSQQTDNNCQISGGGVFQNMTLSSQTLVVVIEQRSDHLSWKTIWNYKTGIIATKVMPERTCYISTMNRNDMPSFENMAQLASQNGNLLGLGRPHKKITFVTNGLVNNLSSYGIEITAMCSGLTTYLAYEVHNTQVNVGSCITLDVMRVVDLQYCTGNGNGQFPQTPGGLHNGTQVIIGGQSQIVTINRQWHVAIIEQNTISGSFKTIWNYNTGVIATKVTQQNTCYISIMNKSEMPSFNNLARLAQESRNQIGFGRPHKKITFVANGLVNNLSSYGSDVFSMCSGLTTYMAYEVHGLQVNLGSCITLDVLRVVDLQYCTGNGNGQFPQTPGGLHNGTQVIIGGQSQIVTINRQWHVAIIEQNTISGSFKTIWNYNTGVIATKVTQQNTCYISIMNKSEIPSFNNLARLAQESRNQIGFGRPHKKITFVANGLVNNLSSYGSDVFSMCSGLTTYMAYEVHGLQVNLGSCITLDVLRVVDLQYCTGSGNGQFPQTPGGLHNGTQVIIGGQSQIVTINRQWHVAIIEQNTISGSFKTIWNYNTGVIATKVTQQNTCYISIMNKSEMPSFNNLARLAQESRNQIGFGRPHKKITFVANGLVNNLSSYGSDVFSMCSGLTTYMAYEVHGLQVNLGSCITLDVLRVVDLQYCTGNGNGQFPQTPGGLHNGTQVIIGGQSQIVTINRQWHVAIIEQNTISGSFKTIWNYNTGVIATKVTQQNTCYISIMNKSEMPSFNNLARLAQESRNQIGFGRPHKKITFVANGLVNNLSSYGSDVFSMCSGLTTYMAYEVHGLQVNLGSCITLDVLRVVDLQYCTGNGNGQFPQTPGGLHNGTQVIIGGQSQIVTINRQWHVAIIEQNTISGSFKTIWNYNTGVIATKVTQQNTCYISIMNKSEIPSFNNLARLAQESRNQIGFGRPHKKITFVANGLVNNLSSYGSDVFSMCSGLTTYMAYEVHGECKQRNSK; from the exons ATGAATCTCCCT atctTGACTGCAGTCCTTCTTGGACTTATCCTGACTCCAGGCCATGCTGATCAT TCTCAGCAGACGGATAACAACTGCCAGATCTCTGGTGGTGGTGTTTTCCAAAATATGACTCTCAGCAGTCAAACACTTGTGGTGGTAATTGAACAAAGGAGCGATCACCTCTCATGGAAAACCATCTGGAACTACAAAACG GGTATCATTGCAACGAAAGTGATGCCAGAAAGAACTTGCTATATTTCCACCATGAACAGAAATGATATGCCCAGCTTTGAAAATATGGCCCAACTGGCGTCACAGAACGGG AACCTGCTTGGACTTGGAAGACCACACAAGAAGATCACCTTTGTCACCAATGGATTGGTCAACAACCTCAGCTCTTACGGCATTGAAATCACCGCCATGTGCAGTGGACTCACCACCTACTTGGCCTACGAAGTTCACA ATACCCAAGTAAATGTGGGATCATGCATTACGCTCGATGTCATGAGAGTCGTGGATCTGCAGTACTGCACTGGCAATGGCAATGGACAG TTTCCTCAGACTCCTGGTGGCCTCCACAACGGCACGCAAGTCATCATTGGTGGCCAGTCCCAAATCGTGACCATCAACAGGCAATGGCACGTGGCAATCATTGAGCAAAACACCATCAGCGGGTCCTTTAAAACCATCTGGAACTACAACACG GGCGTCATTGCAACCAAAGTCACGCAACAGAACACCTGCTACATTTCCATCATGAACAAAAGTGAGATGCCCAGCTTCAATAATCTGGCCCGCCTGGCACAAGAGAGCAGG aACCAGATCGGTTTTGGAAGACCACACAAGAAGATCACCTTTGTCGCCAATGGATTGGTCAACAACCTCAGCTCTTACGGATCAGATGTCTTCTCCATGTGCAGTGGACTCACCACCTACATGGCTTATGAAGTTCACG GACTCCAAGTGAATCTGGGATCATGCATTACCCTCGATGTCCTGAGAGTCGTGGATCTGCAGTACTGCACTGGCAATGGCAATGGACAG TTTCCTCAGACTCCTGGTGGCCTCCACAACGGCACGCAAGTCATCATTGGTGGCCAGTCCCAAATCGTGACCATCAACAGGCAATGGCACGTGGCAATCATTGAGCAAAACACCATCAGCGGGTCCTTTAAAACCATCTGGAACTACAACACG GGCGTCATTGCAACCAAAGTCACGCAACAGAACACCTGCTACATTTCCATCATGAACAAAAGTGAGATACCCAGCTTCAATAATCTGGCCCGCCTGGCACAAGAGAGCAGG aACCAGATCGGTTTTGGAAGACCACACAAGAAGATCACCTTTGTCGCCAATGGATTGGTCAACAACCTCAGCTCTTACGGATCAGATGTCTTCTCCATGTGCAGTGGACTCACCACCTACATGGCTTATGAAGTTCACG GACTCCAAGTGAATCTGGGATCATGCATTACCCTCGATGTCCTGAGAGTCGTGGATCTGCAGTACTGCACTGGCAGTGGCAATGGACAG TTTCCTCAGACTCCTGGTGGCCTCCACAACGGCACGCAAGTCATCATTGGTGGCCAGTCCCAAATCGTGACCATCAACAGGCAATGGCACGTGGCAATCATTGAGCAAAACACCATCAGCGGGTCCTTTAAAACCATCTGGAACTACAACACG GGCGTCATTGCAACCAAAGTCACGCAACAGAACACCTGCTACATTTCCATCATGAACAAAAGTGAGATGCCCAGCTTCAATAATCTGGCCCGCCTGGCACAAGAGAGCAGG aACCAGATCGGTTTTGGAAGACCACACAAGAAGATCACCTTTGTCGCCAATGGATTGGTCAACAACCTCAGCTCTTACGGATCAGATGTCTTCTCCATGTGCAGTGGACTCACCACCTACATGGCTTACGAAGTTCACG GACTCCAAGTGAATCTGGGATCATGCATTACCCTCGATGTCCTGAGAGTCGTGGATCTGCAGTACTGCACTGGCAATGGCAATGGACAG TTTCCTCAGACTCCTGGTGGCCTCCACAACGGCACGCAAGTCATCATTGGTGGCCAGTCCCAAATCGTGACCATCAACAGGCAATGGCACGTGGCAATCATTGAGCAAAACACCATCAGCGGGTCCTTTAAAACCATCTGGAACTACAACACG GGCGTCATTGCAACCAAAGTCACGCAACAGAACACCTGCTACATTTCCATCATGAACAAAAGTGAGATGCCCAGCTTCAATAATCTGGCCCGCCTGGCACAAGAGAGCAGG aACCAGATCGGTTTTGGAAGACCACACAAGAAGATCACCTTTGTCGCCAATGGATTGGTCAACAACCTCAGCTCTTACGGATCAGATGTCTTCTCCATGTGCAGTGGACTCACCACCTACATGGCTTACGAAGTTCACG GACTCCAAGTGAATCTGGGATCATGCATTACCCTCGATGTCCTGAGAGTCGTGGATCTGCAGTACTGCACTGGCAATGGCAATGGACAG TTTCCTCAGACTCCTGGTGGCCTCCACAACGGCACGCAAGTCATCATTGGTGGCCAGTCCCAAATCGTGACCATCAACAGGCAATGGCACGTGGCAATCATTGAGCAAAACACCATCAGCGGGTCCTTTAAAACCATCTGGAACTACAACACG GGCGTCATTGCAACCAAAGTCACGCAACAGAACACCTGCTACATTTCCATCATGAACAAAAGTGAGATACCCAGCTTCAATAATCTGGCCCGCCTGGCACAAGAGAGCAGG aACCAGATCGGTTTTGGAAGACCACACAAGAAGATCACCTTTGTCGCCAATGGATTGGTCAACAACCTCAGCTCTTATGGATCAGATGTCTTCTCCATGTGCAGTGGACTCACCACCTACATGGCTTATGAAGTTCACGGTGAGTGCAAGCAAAGGAATTCTAAGTGA
- the LOC117007758 gene encoding uncharacterized protein LOC117007758: MAGAFPQTPGGLHNGTQVIIGGQSQIVTINRQWHVAIIEQNTISGSFKTIWNYNTGVIATKVTQQNTCYISIMNKSEMPSFNNLARLAQESRNQIGFGRPHKKITFVANGLVNNLSSYGSDVFSMCSGLTTYMAYEVHGLQVNLGSCITLDVLRVVDLQYCTGNGNGQFPQTPGGLHNGTQVIIGGQSQIVTINRQWHVAIIEQNTISGSFKTIWNYNTNQIGFGRPHKKITFVANGLVNNLSSYGSDVFSMCSGLTTYMAY; encoded by the exons ATGGCGGGAGCA TTTCCTCAGACTCCTGGTGGCCTCCACAACGGCACGCAAGTCATCATTGGTGGCCAGTCCCAAATCGTGACCATCAACAGGCAATGGCACGTGGCAATCATTGAGCAAAACACCATCAGCGGGTCCTTTAAAACCATCTGGAACTACAACACG GGCGTCATTGCAACCAAAGTCACGCAACAGAACACCTGCTACATTTCCATCATGAACAAAAGTGAGATGCCCAGCTTCAATAATCTGGCCCGCCTGGCACAAGAGAGCAGG aACCAGATCGGTTTTGGAAGACCACACAAGAAGATCACCTTTGTCGCCAATGGATTGGTCAACAACCTCAGCTCTTACGGATCAGATGTCTTCTCCATGTGCAGTGGACTCACCACCTACATGGCTTACGAAGTTCACG GACTCCAAGTGAATCTGGGATCATGCATTACCCTCGATGTCCTGAGAGTCGTGGATCTGCAGTACTGCACTGGCAATGGCAATGGACAG TTTCCTCAGACTCCTGGTGGCCTCCACAACGGCACGCAAGTCATCATTGGTGGCCAGTCCCAAATCGTGACCATCAACAGGCAATGGCACGTGGCAATCATTGAGCAAAACACCATCAGCGGGTCCTTTAAAACCATCTGGAACTACAACACA aACCAGATCGGTTTTGGAAGACCACACAAGAAGATCACCTTTGTCGCCAATGGATTGGTCAACAACCTCAGCTCTTACGGATCAGATGTCTTCTCCATGTGCAGTGGACTCACCACCTACATGGCTTACTGA